A window from Eubalaena glacialis isolate mEubGla1 chromosome 1, mEubGla1.1.hap2.+ XY, whole genome shotgun sequence encodes these proteins:
- the LOC133097675 gene encoding vacuolar ATPase assembly integral membrane protein VMA21: MERFDKAALNALQPCDFRNESSLASTLKTLLFFTALMITVPIGLYFTTKSYVFEGAFGMSNRDSYFYAAIVAVVAVHVVLALFVYVAWNEGSRQWREGKQD; this comes from the coding sequence ATGGAGCGTTTTGATAAAGCGGCGCTGAACGCGCTGCAGCCGTGCGACTTCAGAAATGAAAGTTCATTAGCATCCACTCTGAAGACGCTCCTGTTCTTCACAGCTTTAATGATCACTGTACCTATTGGGTTATATTTCACGACTAAATCTTATGTTTTTGAAGGCGCCTTTGGGATGTCCAATAGGGACAGCTATTTTTATGCTGCTATTGTTGCAGTGGTCGCCGTCCACGTGGTGCTGGCCCTCTTTGTTTATGTGGCCTGGAATGAAGGCTCACGGCAGTGGCGTGAAGGCAAACAGGATTAA